A DNA window from Augochlora pura isolate Apur16 chromosome 9, APUR_v2.2.1, whole genome shotgun sequence contains the following coding sequences:
- the LOC144475142 gene encoding uncharacterized protein LOC144475142 translates to MACRRWKRVQTTATEASNNLKREPFVATYDHNCEPVAARDSGCQTVSLLLALSIMLASIHQGDADRKIVCYYTNWSIYRPGTAKFSPQNINPYLCTHLIYAFGGFTKDNALKPFDKYQDIEKGGYAKFTGLKTYNKNLKTLLAIGGWNEGSSRFSPMVADSDRRREFVKNSVKFLRKNHFDGLDLDWEYPAFRDGGKPRDRDNYASLVQELREEFEKESSKTGRPRLLLSLAMPAGIEYIDKGYDVPKLNEYLDFINLLSYDYHSSYEPAVNHHSPLYPLEEDNEYNYDSELTIDYTINYLMQKGASPEKIILGIPTYGRSYTLFNQDATDLGSPADGPGVEGDATREKGYLAYYEICDSLSRSDDWEVVQPNPKAMGPYAFKEDQWVGYDDEDIVKLKAKYANDKNLGGIMFWTIDNDDFRGKCHERPYPLIEAAKEALLTDSTNAVQKSKPIDSRKKPRLPTVQSNSVARRQGANARRSTTTSAPVSKKRISPPRPKFRTYARSKTSKEEEEDQEVDRRSYSQSSEEEDDSDGGNVVKTAEKNDRSREKTKSRPKTRSSSRNRRKQNRHKEEKDDSEEAPISNKLTTPEPPTTPDPGSDFKCEDEGFFPHPRDCKKYFWCLDSGPGGLGVVAHQFTCPSGLVFNKAADSCDYPRNVICPKSKTSQTAASTTRAPITAATSRTTYLYSTTRKPTTEKPEEEEYDDDYEDEDELEEEEQVEEKKEPSTTTTPKTLHYKTITRNKPTTTTTTTTTTATPQGARKFASSEESVKILGTEDEEDPKVIKELIKLIKKAGGIEELEKQLYLQGKGTGETSADVEQATPATISRSLYERVLSRQSAKVSSRTSGATSYANGPGGAQFEGLDEVPEVRSLRRSQKPQYVTIERPRLSTKEPPVEEDEEDADNDELEEDIADVASSEERTVSNPFLTSSIQRATPNYINIRRARPSTTTSRNENDVVAKDEEEEESPVRSRRPTTPSRSTESISSEEKGEDSRSSEDNPTTKSRYVSIQRFRSTTSRPVAEVSESSTSPDPVTQAVPIEREEKVPTSTTAASTSSSSTTIATTASSNVVVDEDTERSTTKTSVEPTSSSTTEAVRLVEESATEILLTTAPAGLSSTVSQTSSSTLPSTLPSTVTIPSSRSSAATVAQPRPFGHSRRTRPTTESPTTPLPGSKVASSEAIRLPTLKELIGPRVIDRPDNASPVHLSLFDRETNLALDGNDTRDLPREVQTPQDPGYDRDGWILAKTKQGELDPIEDKVRLYYDEENSADDEESSLASKKRIDREDSTTTTTTTTTTIRPTTMRGAPFIPVPKDQAPRGFYVTKGQTEISVTEADTFATEPTTLPVEEDTKSTDIATTLKTETTVLRRRTTSKPTTQSPTDYTSKEPVRSRGKHRHRAKTTTKSTTESSTTSATPKASSPKSFLPTLAITSTVESTIDPTTVFEPAVTSGSLNNLSSTSTEREQTPAESSTMTEVIATEASTETPPATLEDPGESTTKEQSTDAQTTLAIATTMPPTTTTSTEKPGPASRGKQRFNSQEFGRRGHRDRSKTPIEENLVKVKRTQQRRLYRGRQRRPQDSVPEETAPKESRSESSKNTEEQVGVEDSVSRSVPEVNSTRSTVASPRTPGSSSTNRFRKPTGFTSAPSRNKPQNTIANPRSNSPTEGIDKIGVTENVSETTKTEKDIDQSSRAQEIAVTLAEPPLPQTSATGRPSLKDALRRRISTTLAPRTDSTTPRTTVSFAVTLKDRQKPKTQDKPKQNTTSRPRRPQVIDYDYYEDEEESVVGKSTFNGKLLLTNQGSIRCLDQGNFPHPYSCKKFIVCARMQNGLVVGAEYTCPDKLSYDPVGGICNWSAGLGCKE, encoded by the exons ATGGCGTGCAGACGATGGAAGAGAGTGCAGACAACGGCCACGGAAGCCTCGAACAATTTGAAACGTGAGCCGTTCGTGGCTACTTACGATCATAATTGCGAGCCTGTTGCTGCTCGTGACTCG GGGTGCCAAACGGTGTCGCTGCTGCTCGCCCTGAGCATTATGCTCGCGTCGATACACCAAG GCGACGCCGATCGCAAGATCGTCTGCTACTACACGAACTGGTCGATCTACAGGCCGGGCACGGCCAAGTTCTCGCCGCAGAACATCAACCCGTACCTCTGCACCCACCTGATCTACGCATTCGGTGGGTTCACCAAGGACAACGCTCTAAAGCCGTTCGACAAGTATCAGGACATCGAGAAAG GTGGCTACGCCAAGTTCACCGGATTGAAGACCTACAACAAGAACCTGAAGACCTTGCTGGCGATCGGCGGTTGGAACGAGGGATCCAGCCGATTTTCGCCGATGGTCGCCGACTCGGACCGTCGCCGGGAGTTCGTCAAGAACTCCGTCAAGTTCCTCAGGAAGAACCACTTCGACGGGTTGGACCTCGACTGGGAGTACCCAGCCTTCAGAGACGGCGGGAAGCCGAGGGACAGAGACAACTATGCCAGCCTGGTGCAG GAACTCAGGGAGGAGTTCGAGAAGGAGTCCTCGAAGACCGGCCGGCCGAGGCTATTACTCTCTCTGGCCATGCCGGCGGGCATCGAGTACATCGATAAAGGCTACGACGTGCCCAAGTTGAACGAGTACCTGGACTTCATCAACCTGCTTTCCTACGACTATCATTCGTCGTACGAGCCCGCTGTCAACCACCATTCCCCGCTGTATCCATTGGAAGAGGACAACGAGTACAACTATGACAGCGAGTTGACGATT GATTACACGATCAATTACCTAATGCAAAAGGGAGCCTCACCAGAGAAAATCATCCTCGGGATTCCGACGTACGGTAGATCGTACACGTTGTTCAATCAGGACGCGACGGACTTGGGTTCGCCAGCCGATGGTCCTGGAGTCGAAGGCGACGCCACTCGGGAGAAGGGCTACCTCGCTTACTACGAG ATCTGCGACAGCCTGTCGCGTTCAGACGATTGGGAGGTGGTGCAGCCGAACCCGAAAGCGATGGGCCCGTACGCGTTCAAGGAGGACCAGTGGGTCGGCTACGACGACGAGGACATCGTGAAGTTGAAGGCCAAATACGCAAACGACAAGAACCTTGGCGGCATCATGTTCTGGACGATAGACAACGACGACTTCCGGGGCAAGTGCCACGAACGTCCTTACCCGTTAATAGAGGCTGCCAAGGAGGCCCTGCTGACTGATTCCAC GAACGCGGTGCAGAAGTCGAAGCCGATAGATAGTCGTAAGAAGCCACGGCTCCCGACGGTGCAGAGCAATTCCGTGGCCAGACGGCAAGGCGCCAATGCTAGAAGAAGTACCACGACATCAGCGCCAGTCTCGAAGAAACGAATCTCTCCGCCGAGGCCAAAGTTTAGGACATACGCTAGATCGAAGACGAGcaaagaagaggaggaagatcAGGAGGTGGACAGGCGGTCTTACAGCCAATCctcggaggaggaggacgactCCGACGGGGGTAACGTGGTTAAGACGGCGGAGAAAAACGACAGGTCGAGAGAGAAGACGAAGAGCAGGCCGAAGACTCGAAGTTCAAGCCGGAATCGCAGGAAACAGAATCGTCACAAAGAGGAGAAGGACGACTCGGAGGAGGCGCCTATCAGCAACAAGCTCACCACCCCTGAGCCCCCGACCACGCCTGATCCTGGCAGCG ATTTCAAGTGCGAGGACGAAGGATTCTTCCCGCATCCGCGAGATTGCAAGAAGTACTTCTGGTGCCTGGACAGCGGACCGGGTGGCCTTGGCGTGGTCGCGCATCAGTTCACCTGTCCTTCGG GACTAGTGTTCAACAAGGCCGCGGATTCCTGCGACTACCCACGGAACGTGATCTGTCCTAAGTCGAAGACATCGCAGACTGCGGCTTCGACAACTAGGGCGCCGATCACGGCAGCCACGAGCCGCACCACTTATCTCTATAGCACGACGAGAAAGCCGACCACCGAGAAACCTGAGGAGGAGGAGTACGACGACGAttacgaggacgaggacgagctcgaggaagaagaacaggtggaagagaagaaagagcCTAGCACGACCACCACTCCGAAGACGCTGCACTACAAGACCATCACCAGGAACAAGCCGACAACTACCACGACGACCACTACGACAACCGCAACGCCTCAAGGCGCTAGGAAGTTCGCGAGCAGCGAAGAGTCGGTCAAGATCCTTGGCACCGAGGATGAGGAGGACCCTAAAGTGATCAAGGAGCTGATTAAGCTTATCAAGAAAGCAGGTGGTATCGAGGAACTGGAGAAGCAATTGTACCTACAAGGCAAAGGTACAGGCGAGACGAGCGCAGACGTCGAGCAGGCCACTCCGGCTACCATCAGCCGCAGCCTCTACGAAAGGGTGCTGAGTCGGCAGAGCGCTAAGGTCAGCAGTAGAACCAGTGGAGCCACGAGTTATGCGAACGGACCAGGCGGGGCACAATTCGAGGGCTTGGATGAAGTTCCGGAAGTGAGGAGCTTGAGAAGGTCACAGAAGCCTCAGTACGTAACCATCGAGAGGCCTAG ACTTTCGACGAAGGAACCACCGgtcgaagaagacgaagaagacgcAGATAACGATGAACTCGAGGAAGACATTGCAGACGTGGCGTCCTCCGAGGAACGGACCGTCAGCAATCCATTCCTGACCAGCTCAATCCAAAGGGCGACTCCAAATTACATCAACATCAGACGCGCGCGTCCCTCGACTACGACGTCCAG AAATGAGAATGACGTAGTGGCGAAagacgaggaagaagaggaatcGCCCGTCCGTTCTAGACGTCCCACGACCCCTTCAAG gAGCACCGAGAGCATCTCGTCGGAGGAAAAGGGGGAAGACTCCCGCTCGAGCGAGGATAACCCAACCACCAAGTCAAG GTACGTCAGCATTCAGAGGTTCCGTAGCACGACCTCGAGACCAGTGGCGGAGGTGTCGGAGTCCTCGACAAGCCCGGACCCGGTGACGCAAGCGGTTCCAAtcgagagagaagagaaggtGCCAACGAGTACCACCGCCGCGTCGACGAGCAGCTCTTCGACGACGATAGCCACCACCGCGTCAAGCAACGTAGTCGTGGACGAAGACACAGAGAGATCGACGACGAAAACGAGTGTCGAGCCGACGAGCAGCTCGACGACGGAGGCCGTGCGACTGGTCGAAGAGTCTGCGACAGAGATATTGCTGACCACTGCTCCGGCTGGGCTGTCGTCGACGGTGTCTCAGACGTCGTCATCGACGCTGCCATCAACGCTGCCGTCGACAGTGACAATTCCAAGCTCGAGGAGCAGCGCCGCGACGGTGGCCCAACCGAGGCCATTCGGGCACAGCAGGCGCACCAGACCGACCACGGAGTCGCCGACCACCCCGTTGCCGGGGTCAAAG GTCGCCAGCTCGGAAGCAATTAGACTGCCGACCCTGAAGGAACTGATCGGTCCTCGGGTCATCGACCGGCCAGACAATGCCTCGCCCGTGCACTTGAGCTTGTTCGACAGAGAGACGAACCTCGCTCTCGATGGAAACGATACACGCGACCTTCCTCGAGAGGTCCAAACGCCCCAAGACCCGGGCTACGATAGAGACGGCTGGATATTGGCCAAGACGAAACAGGGCGAGCTGGACCCGATCGAGGACAAGGTGCGTTTGTATTACGACGAGGAGAATAGCGCGGACGACGAGGAGTCCTCTCTGGCCAGCAAGAAGAGGATCGACCGCGAAGACTCaactaccaccaccaccactaccaccaccacgATTAGGCCGACCACCATGCGCGGCGCCCCTTTTATCCCTGTTCCCAAGGACCAGGCCCCGCGCGGCTTCTACGTGACCAAAGGTCAAACCGAAATCAGCGTCACCGAGGCCGATACCTTTGCTACCGAGCCTACCACCTTACCCGTTGAAGAGGACACGAAGAGCACAGACATCGCGACAACCCTGAAGACCGAAACAACTGTGTTGCGTCGTCGAACAACCTCGAAGCCGACTACTCAAAGTCCTACCGACTACACGTCGAAGGAACCAGTCCGAAGCAGGGGTAAACATAGACACAGAGCGAAAACAACAACTAAATCGACCACCGAATCGTCCACGACGTCGGCGACTCCGAAAGCATCGTCCCCGAAGTCGTTCCTTCCGACCCTAGCTATAACATCGACCGTCGAATCAACCATAGATCCTACCACTGTATTCGAGCCAGCTGTCACGTCCGGATCGCTGAACAATCTCTCCTCCACGAGCACCGAACGAGAACAGACTCCCGCCGAAAGTTCCACAATGACGGAAGTCATTGCGACCGAAGCGTCAACAGAGACGCCGCCGGCCACTCTGGAAGATCCCGGAGAGTCTACAACGAAAGAACAGTCGACAGATGCTCAAACTACCTTGGCTATCGCCACAACAATGCCACCAACTACTACGACGAGTACGGAGAAACCTGGTCCGGCATCTCGCGGCAAGCAGAGGTTCAACTCGCAGGAGTTTGGTCGTCGAGGTCACCGAGACAGATCGAAAACACCGATAGAAGAGAACCTGGTGAAGGTGAAGAGGACCCAGCAACGTCGTTTGTACAGAGGCCGTCAGCGGAGACCCCAGGACTCGGTCCCTGAAGAGACCGCCCCCAAGGAATCGAGGAGCGAGTCTTCGAAGAATACTGAAGAACAGGTCGGGGTCGAGGATAGTGTCAGTCGAAGCGTACCTGAG GTGAATTCCACCAGGAGCACGGTAGCCTCTCCTCGAACACCAGGAAGCTCGTCGACGAACAGGTTCAGGAAACCAACCGGGTTCACGTCGGCGCCGTCCCGAAATAAGCCGCAAAACACGATCGCCAATCCTCGAAGCAACAGCCCAACGGAAGGAATAGATAAAATCG GTGTCACGGAGAACGTGTCGGAAACGACGAAAACGGAAAAAGATATCGATCAGAGTAGTCGTGCACAGGAGATCGCGGTGACTTTGGCGGAACCACCGCTGCCCCAGACATCAGCCACCG GTCGACCGTCGTTAAAGGACGCCCTAAGGCGCAGGATAAGCACTACGCTAGCACCTAGAACAGATTCGACGACACCTAGGACCACCGTCAGCTTTGCCGTGACTCTTAAAGACCGACAGAAACCGAAGACGCAGGATAAGCCCAAACAAAATACGACGAGCAGACCTAGACGACCCCAGGTGATCGACTACGATTATTACGAAGACGAGGAGGAGTCAGTGGTCGGCAAGTCTACTTTCAACGGAAAACTGCTCCTTACGAATCAGGGCAGCATTCGGTGCCTGGACCAGGGCAACTTCCCCCATCCCTACTCGtgtaaaaagtttattgtCTGCGCTAGAATGCAAAACGGTCTAGTGGTCGGAGCCGAGTATACCTGTCCTGACAAGCTATCCTATGATCCTGTCGGTGGGATATGCAATTGGTCTGCAGGACTCGGTTGCAAGGAGTAA
- the LOC144475166 gene encoding putative RNA-binding protein 19, whose product MSRLIVKNLPKGITDTKLKELFSQKGLVTDVQLKYTKDGVFRRFAFIGFKTEEQAVAAKEYFDKTCIDTCRISVEQCAGLGDSSKPRSWSKYASDSTKHGVVDKDSTDIVATESLDKTAKIEKKKENNKKDKKELKEALKKHKDDPLFAEFLESHGGNKGLWTNDTLLDDNEEESSNSENDTNGSDKDEEDKEKEEEKPKVADKVISDLEYMEALKGKDQSTIKNIEKKTASKRGLQKFFTVKLRGLGYNHKKKDIKHFFHPIKAKSIRVPPKIKGIAFVGFKTEQQLRKAMLKNKSFLDGKQIFITKYEEKEKGDAEENKNETNVRWKKQEEALKDEENIAESGRIFIRNLSYTITEEDIRKLFEKYGPLTEVNLPVDKVTRKLKAFGTVTFLMTEHAVKAYSELDGTVVDGRMMHLLPGKAKVDPMDVLNEKGLTYKEKKELKMKATAGSSHNWNALFLGQNAVANAIASTFNTTKEKVLEDSSSKGLSAAVKLALGETQIVQDTRSFLEENGVCLDAFNRPAEKRSTTVILVKNLPAETPARDLRQLFSQHGELGRVVLPPSGITALIEFLEPSEARKAFTRLAYTKYKHLPLYLEWAPENSFSTAAQKSTTDLVKDNKEKPKDALEIPQKKEDQLKEDASENNKVEESEDEEEPEPDTTLFVKNLNFSTTDEILKTYFSKCGPIHYANVAMKKDPKNPAQKISMGYGFVRYKRKADAERALKTMQMTVLEGKTLELKRSERTLTTDATTTKKTTKVSTKAGTKILIRNVPFQANAAEITELFKAFGELKAVRLPRKLVGVEKHRGFGFVEFYTKSEAKKAFKALCQSTHLYGRRLVLEWAQSEEGIEDIRKRTAKHFHQDNTEPRNKKATLNAEDVGLE is encoded by the exons ATGTCACGCTTGATAGTAAAAAATTTGCCGAAAGGT ATTACAGATACAAAGTTGAAAGAACTATTTAGCCAAAAGGGTTTAGTAACCGATGTGCAATTAAAATACACAAAAGATGGAGTGTTTCGGCGATTCGCGTTTATTGGATTTAAAACGGAAGAACAAGCTGTTGCTGCAAAGGAATATTTTGACAAAACCTGTATAGACACTTGTAGAATATCTGTTGAACAGTGTGCTGGATTAG GGGATTCTTCTAAACCCAGGTCATGGAGTAAATATGCATCTGACAGTACTAAGCACGGTGTCGTTGACAAGGACTCTACCGATATTGTAGCAACTGAATCTTTGGATAAGAcagcaaaaattgaaaagaaaaaagagaacaatAAGAAGGataagaaagaattaaaagaagcaTTGAAGAAA CACAAAGATGATCCTTTATTCGCAGAGTTTCTTGAAAGTCATGGGGGAAACAAAGGTTTATGGACTAATGACACTCTATTAGATGATAATGAGGAGGAGTCTAGCAACAGTGAAAATGATACAAATGGCAGTGACAAGGATGAAGaagacaaagaaaaagaagaagaaaaaccaAAAGTAGCAGACAAAGTTATATCTGATTTAgag TACATGGAAGCTCTGAAGGGAAAAGATCAGagcacaataaaaaatattgagaagAAAACTGCATCCAAACGCGGCCTCCAGAAGTTTTTTACAGTGAAACTCCGTGGATTAGGATATAACCACAAGAAGAAAGACATCAAACACTTTTTCCATCCGATAAAAGCAAAATCGATAAGAGTACCGCCAAAAATCAAAGGAATAGCTTTTGTCGGTTTTAAAACTGAACAACAGCTCAGAAAAGCAATGCTGAAGAATAAAAGTTTCTTAG atggaaaacaaatatttataacaaagtacgaagagaaggagaaaggggATGCAGAAGAAAACAAGAATGAGACGAACGTTAGGTGGAAGAAGCAAGAAGAGGCACTGAAAGATGAGGAGAATATAGCAGAGTCtggaagaatatttatacgaaatctATCTTACACCATAACGGAGGAGGACATTCGGaaactatttgaaaaatatg GTCCTTTGACAGAGGTGAATCTTCCCGTGGATAAGGTAACCAGGAAACTAAAAGCTTTTGGCACGGTGACCTTCCTGATGACCGAGCACGCCGTGAAAGCATACAGCGAATTAGACGGTACCGTCGTCGATGGCCGAATGATGCACCTTCTTCCTGGTAAGGCAAAAGTCGATCCAATGGATGTGCTTAACGAGAAGGGACTGACCTACAAGGAGAAGAAAGAGTTGAAGATGAAAGCGACTGCTGGGTCCTCCCATAACTGGAACGCTTTGTTTCTGGGTCAAAATGCGGTGGCAAATGCAATCGCAAGTACCTTCAACACAACCAAGGAGAAGGTCCTGGAAGACAGCTCATCAAAAGGATTGAGCGCCGCGGTGAAGCTAGCTCTGGGAGAGACGCAGATAGTCCAAGACACCAGGAGCTTCTTGGAGGAGAATGGAGTCTGTTTGGACGCGTTCAATCGGCCCGCGGAGAAACGATCCACGACCGTGATCCTGGTGAAAAATTTGCCTGCTGAAACCCCAGCACGGGATCTCCGTCAGTTGTTCAGTCAACACGGTGAATTAGGTAGAGTGGTATTGCCACCATCCGGAATCACGGCCTTAATAGAATTCCTGGAGCCCTCCGAGGCCCGCAAGGCATTCACCAGACTAGCTTACACCAAGTATAAACACCTTCCTCTCTATCTGGAATGGGCTCCTGAGAATAGCTTCTCGACGGCTGCCCAGAAGAGCACAACAGACCTTGTGAAAGACAATAAAGAAAAACCAAAGGACGCGTTGGAGATACCTCAGAAAAAGGAAGACCAGTTGAAAGAGGATGCAAGCGAGAACAACAAGGTAGAAGAAAGCGAGGATGAAGAAGAGCCCGAGCCTGATACTACTCTGTTTgtgaaaaatctaaatttcTCCACAACAGATGAAATACTGAAAACG TATTTCAGTAAATGCGGACCAATCCATTATGCTAACGTGGCGATGAAAAAAGACCCAAAGAACCCAGCCCAGAAAATATCCATGGGCTACGGGTTCGTCAGATACAAAAGGAAAGCGGACGCCGAACGTGCCTTAAAGACTATGCAGATGACCGTACTGGAAGGAAAAACCTTAGAATTGAAGCGCTCCGAGAGAACTTTAAC AACCGATGCAACCACCACGAAAAAGACTACCAAAGTATCCACAAAGGCCGGCACCAAAATCCTCATCAGGAATGTGCCGTTCCAAGCGAATGCTGCAGAAATAACCGAGCTCTTCAA AGCGTTTGGGGAGCTGAAGGCAGTCAGGCTACCGAGAAAACTGGTCGGCGTGGAGAAGCACAGAGGTTTCGGATTTGTCGAGTTTTACACGAAAAGCGAGGCCAAG AAAGCGTTCAAGGCCTTGTGCCAGAGCACTCACTTGTACGGTCGAAGGTTGGTGCTGGAGTGGGCACAGAGCGAGGAGGGCATCGAGGATATCAGGAAAAGAACTGCCAAACATTTTCATCAAG ATAATACAGAACCAAGAAATAAGAAGGCTACCCTCAACGCTGAAGACGTCGGTCTAGAATAA